Proteins encoded in a region of the Bradyrhizobium sp. CB3481 genome:
- a CDS encoding peroxiredoxin gives MLGIGNKLPSFEIIGVKPGFHVQEEDGQSAFERLTEDSFAGQWKIIFFYPKDFTFVCPTEIAEFARLSKDFADRDAVVLGGSTDNEFCKLAWRREHKDLHHLPIWQFSDTNGTLIDGLGVRSPDGVAYRYTFIVDPDNIIQHVYATNLDVGRSPKDTLRVLDALQTYELCPCNREIGGETLKVA, from the coding sequence ATGCTTGGAATTGGAAATAAGTTGCCGTCGTTCGAAATCATAGGCGTGAAGCCCGGCTTTCACGTGCAGGAAGAGGATGGGCAGAGCGCATTCGAGAGGTTGACTGAAGATAGCTTCGCCGGACAATGGAAAATCATCTTCTTTTACCCCAAAGATTTCACGTTCGTCTGCCCGACCGAGATCGCCGAGTTCGCGCGCCTGTCCAAGGATTTCGCCGATCGTGATGCGGTCGTGCTGGGTGGCTCGACCGACAACGAATTCTGCAAGCTCGCCTGGCGGCGCGAGCACAAGGATCTTCACCATCTGCCGATCTGGCAATTTTCCGATACCAATGGCACACTGATCGATGGCCTTGGGGTGCGCTCCCCTGACGGAGTCGCCTATCGCTATACATTTATCGTCGATCCCGACAATATCATCCAGCATGTCTATGCGACCAATCTGGATGTCGGCCGCAGCCCGAAGGACACACTGCGCGTGTTGGACGCGCTGCAGACCTACGAGCTATGCCCCTGTAATCGCGAGATCGGCGGCGAAACTTTGAAGGTCGCCTGA
- the modB gene encoding molybdate ABC transporter permease subunit → MESFSSEIWQSLRLTIELASLTSLILLICGTPLAWWLARSKSVWAEAVAAIIALPLVLPPTVLGFYLLLLFGPNGPGGLLASLWGRRALAFTFAGIVVGSVLWALPFVVQPIRNAFVTIGNRPLEVAATLRASPLYAFFTIALPLARPAFLAAAVLSFAHTIGAFGLVLIIGGNIPGRTKVLSAFLFDYVQASRWREANWLAGGMVMFAFAVIITLTFIEKYSGRRCT, encoded by the coding sequence ATGGAGAGCTTTTCGTCAGAGATCTGGCAGTCGCTCCGGCTTACGATCGAGCTCGCGAGCTTGACGAGCCTGATCCTGCTGATCTGTGGTACGCCCCTCGCGTGGTGGCTAGCACGCTCGAAGAGCGTTTGGGCTGAGGCGGTGGCCGCGATCATCGCGCTGCCGCTGGTGCTGCCGCCGACTGTACTCGGTTTTTATCTGCTGCTCCTGTTCGGTCCGAACGGCCCGGGCGGCCTTCTCGCCTCTCTCTGGGGCCGACGCGCGCTTGCTTTCACTTTTGCGGGGATCGTGGTTGGATCGGTTTTGTGGGCGCTGCCTTTCGTGGTCCAGCCCATCCGCAACGCCTTCGTTACCATCGGCAACCGGCCACTGGAAGTTGCGGCCACTCTGCGTGCCTCTCCATTGTATGCCTTCTTTACGATCGCCCTGCCCCTCGCGCGGCCGGCTTTTCTCGCAGCCGCTGTGCTTAGCTTTGCGCATACAATCGGGGCATTCGGCCTCGTGCTGATTATAGGCGGCAACATTCCTGGACGCACCAAAGTGCTCTCGGCCTTTCTTTTCGACTATGTCCAAGCGTCGCGCTGGCGCGAAGCAAACTGGCTTGCCGGCGGCATGGTGATGTTCGCCTTTGCGGTAATCATCACCTTAACCTTTATCGAAAAATACAGCGGAAGGAGATGCACGTGA
- the modC gene encoding molybdenum ABC transporter ATP-binding protein: protein MRTATPGRIEIGFKCTSGRFPLDAQFSVPAKGVIAIFGPQGSGKTRIAGCIAGLERLPDGFCQVDGEMWQDETLFRPPHLRPIGYVFQEDHLFPHLTVKRNLLYGAPKAEPMPIAFADVLELLGIAPLLDCSPAHLSRGERQRVAIGRALLSQPRLLVMDEPVAALDRCAKSAVLSLLERLHQKFALPMIYISHDMADIERLADHLVILERGTVTAAGPLHVLQTDPALPLAASRDAAVSLDAKVGGYDGRYGLLILHVTGARLLVPAAPLPRGVHQRLRIAANHVSVARKAPLANSTVNVFPARIKASFPLGPSEITLLLALGSGGSGTEILARVTRFSFDSLGLKNGMDVFAQVDSVSLLTASEPPLRATTASTQAEDAEHASAAV, encoded by the coding sequence GTGAGGACAGCCACACCAGGCCGGATCGAAATTGGCTTCAAGTGTACGTCGGGTCGCTTTCCGCTCGACGCGCAGTTCAGCGTACCGGCAAAAGGTGTCATCGCGATTTTCGGACCGCAAGGATCCGGCAAAACCAGGATCGCGGGCTGTATCGCCGGCCTCGAGCGTTTGCCCGACGGTTTCTGCCAAGTCGATGGTGAGATGTGGCAGGATGAGACCTTGTTCCGGCCACCGCATCTGCGTCCCATTGGCTATGTGTTCCAAGAGGATCATCTTTTTCCGCATTTGACGGTCAAGCGCAACCTGCTTTACGGCGCGCCCAAAGCCGAACCGATGCCCATCGCCTTTGCGGATGTGCTCGAGTTGCTGGGTATCGCGCCGCTGCTGGACTGCTCGCCAGCGCATCTCTCCCGCGGTGAACGGCAGCGCGTTGCCATCGGCCGGGCGTTGCTGTCCCAGCCCAGATTGCTTGTGATGGACGAACCGGTTGCCGCGCTCGACCGCTGCGCCAAGAGCGCGGTTCTGTCATTGCTCGAGCGGCTGCATCAGAAGTTCGCGCTGCCGATGATCTATATCAGCCATGACATGGCTGATATAGAACGCCTTGCCGACCATCTCGTCATCTTGGAGCGTGGTACGGTGACCGCGGCCGGGCCGTTACATGTCTTGCAGACTGATCCTGCGCTGCCGCTTGCAGCAAGCCGCGACGCCGCTGTAAGCCTTGATGCCAAGGTCGGCGGCTATGACGGACGCTATGGCCTACTGATCCTCCACGTCACAGGTGCGCGCTTGCTGGTGCCGGCAGCCCCGCTCCCGCGCGGCGTGCACCAGCGGCTGCGCATCGCAGCCAACCACGTCAGCGTTGCACGGAAAGCGCCGCTCGCAAACTCCACCGTCAATGTCTTCCCGGCGCGGATCAAGGCGTCTTTTCCGCTCGGCCCGAGTGAAATCACGCTGCTGCTTGCGCTCGGCAGCGGGGGCTCCGGCACGGAGATTTTGGCGCGTGTTACGCGTTTCTCCTTTGATTCGCTGGGGCTTAAGAATGGAATGGACGTATTCGCGCAGGTCGACAGCGTCTCACTGCTTACGGCATCTGAACCGCCACTGCGGGCCACAACCGCTTCTACGCAGGCAGAAGATGCTGAACACGCAAGCGCCGCGGTCTGA
- a CDS encoding carboxymuconolactone decarboxylase family protein — protein sequence MFIEQLKAQIPDFAKDVRLNLASIVSDETFSPQSKYGLLLATAIATRNPAVIAAMESAAAEVLSPAALTASKSAASIMAMNNVYYRFVHLASNPEYKRMPARLRMNVIVNPGVDKADFELWSLAISAINGCGACMDAHEKALQEAGLGSAAIQTAVRFAAIVQSVAVAIDAAGHGVVQAAE from the coding sequence ATGTTTATCGAGCAATTAAAGGCTCAGATTCCGGATTTCGCCAAGGACGTCAGACTCAATCTGGCATCGATCGTGTCGGATGAGACTTTCTCACCGCAGAGCAAATATGGGCTGTTGCTTGCTACCGCGATCGCGACCCGCAACCCGGCCGTTATCGCCGCAATGGAGTCCGCTGCGGCCGAGGTTCTGTCGCCCGCGGCGCTTACGGCGTCGAAATCTGCAGCCTCGATAATGGCGATGAACAACGTCTACTACCGCTTCGTTCACCTCGCTTCCAATCCGGAATACAAGAGGATGCCGGCGCGGCTGCGCATGAACGTGATCGTCAACCCTGGGGTTGATAAGGCCGATTTCGAGCTATGGTCGCTTGCGATTTCCGCCATCAACGGCTGTGGTGCCTGCATGGATGCCCATGAGAAGGCACTGCAGGAAGCCGGCCTCGGCTCGGCTGCGATCCAGACCGCGGTGCGCTTTGCCGCGATCGTGCAGTCGGTTGCGGTTGCGATCGATGCGGCCGGACACGGCGTGGTCCAGGCAGCGGAGTGA